One Leisingera sp. M658 genomic window carries:
- a CDS encoding acyl-homoserine-lactone synthase, with translation MLRYIYGHDLHNHADLAHSMFRDRADQFQARLGWEVQVDCKGEERDRYDQLDPLYVIWEMPDGSHGGSMRFLPTTGPVMVNDVFLDLAGGVPICSPLIWECTRFCLSRDAGGNVAGALTLGGVEIMRNFSVAHFAGVFDRRMVRIYRSLGFSPDIIGTQGEGRERICLGLWEYTPEVYLNVASKAGIAPDLSQLWFDRSFGSAGAAAPMALTG, from the coding sequence ATGCTTCGCTATATCTACGGCCATGATCTTCACAACCATGCAGACCTTGCACACTCTATGTTCCGCGACCGTGCGGATCAATTCCAGGCCCGGCTGGGCTGGGAGGTGCAGGTGGACTGCAAGGGTGAGGAGCGCGACCGCTACGACCAGCTGGATCCGCTCTATGTGATCTGGGAAATGCCGGATGGCAGCCATGGCGGCTCGATGCGGTTTCTTCCGACCACTGGCCCGGTGATGGTCAATGACGTCTTTCTTGATCTGGCCGGCGGGGTGCCGATCTGCAGCCCGCTGATCTGGGAATGCACCCGGTTCTGCCTGTCCCGCGACGCGGGCGGCAATGTGGCGGGGGCGCTGACCCTGGGCGGGGTTGAGATCATGCGCAATTTTTCCGTCGCGCATTTCGCCGGGGTCTTTGACCGCCGCATGGTGCGGATCTACCGCAGCCTCGGCTTCAGCCCGGACATCATCGGCACCCAGGGCGAAGGCCGTGAACGGATCTGCCTCGGCTTGTGGGAATACACGCCCGAGGTCTATCTGAACGTTGCCTCCAAGGCCGGGATTGCCCCCGATCTGTCGCAGCTCTGGTTCGATCGGTCCTTTGGCAGTGCCGGTGCGGCAGCGCCCATGGCTCTCACTGGCTGA
- a CDS encoding SDR family oxidoreductase → MSKSILITGASSGIGRAVAELFLAEGWQAGLIARRADKLQEVAQGHSGAHVLPADVTDPAAVDHAVNSFAMAAGRLDVLFNNAGIFTPSGTIDEIPLEDWFASVNVNLTGMYLTARAAFRQMRQQSPQGGRIINNGSIAAHVPRPHSAPYAVTKAAITGLTKSLSLDGRPFDIACGQIDIGNTRTPMVEDLSQRHADANPGAEPMHTFAVKDAANSVLHMANLPLEANVQFMTVMATKMPYIGRG, encoded by the coding sequence ATGAGCAAGTCCATCCTGATCACCGGCGCCAGCTCAGGCATCGGCCGCGCCGTGGCAGAATTGTTCCTCGCCGAAGGCTGGCAGGCTGGTCTGATTGCACGGCGGGCGGACAAGCTGCAGGAGGTGGCGCAGGGCCACTCAGGCGCCCATGTGCTGCCTGCCGATGTCACTGACCCGGCGGCTGTGGATCATGCGGTGAACAGCTTTGCCATGGCGGCGGGGCGGCTGGATGTTCTGTTCAACAACGCAGGCATTTTCACCCCGTCCGGCACCATTGATGAAATCCCGTTGGAAGATTGGTTTGCCTCCGTCAATGTGAACCTCACCGGCATGTACCTGACGGCCCGTGCGGCCTTCCGCCAGATGCGGCAGCAATCGCCGCAGGGCGGGCGGATCATCAACAACGGCTCAATCGCCGCCCATGTGCCGCGGCCCCATTCGGCGCCTTATGCGGTCACCAAGGCAGCGATCACTGGCCTCACCAAAAGCCTGTCGCTGGATGGGCGCCCTTTTGATATTGCCTGCGGACAGATCGACATCGGCAACACCCGGACCCCGATGGTCGAAGACCTGAGCCAGCGTCATGCCGACGCCAACCCTGGTGCAGAACCGATGCATACATTTGCGGTGAAGGATGCAGCAAACTCAGTGCTGCATATGGCGAATTTGCCGCTAGAGGCAAATGTTCAGTTCATGACGGTGATGGCGACCAAGATGCCCTATATCGGCCGCGGCTGA
- a CDS encoding LuxR family transcriptional regulator, with amino-acid sequence MAHKAELDRILEALDATKTLDGLQSIIDQVRGVFGVDHAMYHWVDSAGDHYHFGTYPQAWVERYQEMAYVRVDPVVAGCYQRFHPVDWKRLDWSPKPAREFLKDALEHGVGNQGYSIPIRGPNGQFAVFTVSHNCDDETWEKLTERCSRDMILMAHYFNRKALEFEPSRSPEQAQPLSPREVDALTLLAIGYSRAQVAKTLSISEHTLRVYIESARFKLGAINTTHAIARAMTLGFIVV; translated from the coding sequence ATGGCACATAAGGCAGAGTTGGACCGCATTCTGGAGGCGCTTGACGCCACCAAGACCCTTGACGGGCTGCAATCGATTATTGACCAGGTGCGCGGCGTGTTCGGGGTTGATCATGCCATGTATCATTGGGTCGACAGCGCCGGCGACCACTACCATTTCGGCACCTATCCGCAGGCTTGGGTCGAGCGCTACCAGGAAATGGCCTATGTGCGGGTCGATCCGGTGGTGGCCGGCTGCTATCAGCGGTTCCACCCGGTTGACTGGAAGCGGCTGGACTGGTCGCCGAAACCGGCTCGCGAATTCCTGAAAGACGCGCTGGAGCATGGGGTCGGCAATCAGGGTTACTCCATTCCGATCCGCGGGCCGAACGGGCAATTTGCGGTGTTTACCGTCAGCCATAATTGCGACGACGAGACCTGGGAAAAGCTCACGGAACGCTGCAGCCGCGATATGATCCTGATGGCACATTATTTCAACCGGAAGGCGCTTGAGTTCGAGCCGAGCCGCAGCCCGGAGCAGGCTCAGCCGCTGTCGCCGCGTGAAGTGGACGCACTGACATTGCTGGCCATCGGTTACAGCCGTGCACAGGTGGCAAAAACCCTGTCAATCTCTGAGCACACGCTGCGTGTCTATATTGAAAGTGCCCGGTTCAAGCTTGGCGCAATCAATACGACGCACGCCATTGCCCGGGCCATGACACTCGGTTTTATTGTAGTTTAA
- a CDS encoding ATP-dependent RecD-like DNA helicase: MTALPVQFSDDQATAFDSVTELLRKAGVDLDDGLLHPPRGDAGVMAVIGKAGSGKTLLLAELYKALEQAGVEVVSGDYESRKKSDDRRTLAILAPTNKAASVLRLRGVPATTIHRILYTPVYDPEYERIAEWLAGQGDKPEIEGLTEEALARAAAFFEKNKSIPGALAAAGLRGSDFITGWKRREEPLDIGFVDEASMLDDRQFEDLKEIFPNLVLFGDPAQLAPVNQSGSMVFDTLPEPQRLILNRIHRQEAGNPILDLAHALADPELRFEDFERMIEDTARRDDRVVWGQRVEVDLMARSPVLVWRNNTRIRLINAFRNVHGAPEDALIAGEPLICDGIELPMKHRKKRLDLEARGLIKGAQVIFLGAGRKPGFSRLHVMGAEDPQVSAASIVKIEMPDEEEPFIPYAARMGATFLHGAAVTIHKAQGSQWDTTQVFAPDIYAAARMGRVEAGQPLWKRLAYVAITRAQERLIWVVRNRLAKPSGPLQVDDLKAVPAAALTLETQENTPA; this comes from the coding sequence ATGACAGCTCTGCCCGTACAGTTCTCCGACGACCAGGCCACCGCTTTTGACAGCGTGACCGAGCTCCTGCGCAAGGCAGGGGTGGATCTTGATGACGGGTTGCTGCACCCGCCCCGCGGTGACGCCGGGGTGATGGCAGTGATCGGCAAGGCAGGATCGGGCAAGACGCTGCTGCTGGCCGAATTGTACAAGGCGCTGGAGCAGGCCGGGGTCGAGGTCGTCTCGGGCGACTATGAAAGCCGCAAGAAAAGCGACGACCGCCGCACCCTGGCGATCCTGGCGCCAACCAACAAGGCCGCCAGCGTGCTGCGCCTGCGCGGCGTGCCGGCCACCACAATTCACCGCATTCTTTACACACCGGTCTATGACCCGGAATACGAACGCATCGCCGAATGGCTGGCGGGGCAGGGGGACAAGCCCGAGATTGAAGGGCTGACCGAGGAAGCCCTGGCCCGCGCGGCTGCGTTCTTTGAGAAAAACAAATCAATCCCCGGCGCCCTGGCCGCCGCGGGCCTGCGCGGCTCGGATTTCATCACCGGCTGGAAACGGCGTGAGGAGCCGCTGGACATCGGCTTTGTTGACGAAGCCTCGATGCTGGACGACCGCCAGTTCGAGGACCTGAAGGAGATTTTTCCCAATCTGGTGCTGTTTGGCGACCCGGCGCAGCTGGCCCCGGTCAATCAGTCAGGCTCAATGGTGTTTGATACCCTGCCGGAGCCGCAGCGCCTGATCCTGAACCGCATCCACCGGCAAGAGGCTGGCAATCCGATCCTGGATCTTGCCCACGCATTGGCCGACCCGGAGCTGCGGTTCGAGGATTTTGAGCGGATGATCGAAGACACCGCCCGGCGCGACGACCGTGTGGTTTGGGGCCAGCGGGTTGAGGTTGACCTGATGGCGCGCTCACCGGTGCTGGTATGGCGCAACAATACAAGAATCCGGCTGATCAATGCCTTCCGGAATGTCCACGGCGCTCCGGAGGATGCGCTGATCGCCGGAGAGCCATTGATCTGCGACGGTATCGAACTGCCGATGAAACACCGCAAGAAACGCTTGGACTTGGAGGCACGCGGGCTGATCAAGGGCGCCCAGGTGATCTTTCTCGGGGCCGGCCGTAAACCCGGATTCTCCCGCTTGCATGTGATGGGGGCCGAGGATCCGCAGGTCTCTGCGGCCTCTATCGTGAAAATCGAAATGCCGGATGAGGAAGAGCCGTTCATTCCCTACGCCGCCCGTATGGGCGCTACTTTCCTGCATGGTGCGGCGGTGACCATTCACAAGGCGCAAGGCTCGCAATGGGACACCACTCAGGTGTTTGCTCCGGATATCTATGCCGCCGCCCGCATGGGCCGGGTCGAAGCAGGCCAGCCGCTGTGGAAGCGCCTCGCCTATGTGGCGATCACCCGGGCGCAGGAGCGGCTGATCTGGGTGGTGCGCAACCGATTGGCCAAACCGTCGGGCCCATTGCAGGTGGATGACCTGAAGGCGGTGCCAGCCGCCGCGCTGACGCTGGAAACGCAGGAGAATACCCCGGCATGA
- the ccrA gene encoding crotonyl-CoA carboxylase/reductase: MALDTQTDVMSYEAPEKDLYEMGEMPPMGYVPKKMYAWAIRKERHGEPNTAMEQEVVDVPELDSNEVLVLVMAAGVNYNGVWASLGTPISPFDGHKAPYHIAGSDAAGIVWAVGSKVTRWKVGDEVVIHCNQDDGDDEECNGGDPMFSTSQRIWGYETPDGSFAQFTNVQAQQLMPRPKHLTWEESACYTLTLATAYRMLFGHEPHDLKPGQNVLVWGASGGLGSYAIQLINTAGANAIGVISDESKRDFVMGLGAKGVLNRKDFNCWGQMPTVNTPEYAAWFKEARKFGKAIWDITGKGVNVDMVFEHPGESTFPVSTFVCKKGGMVVICAGTTGYNLTFDVRYMWMHQKRLQGSHFAHLKQAASANKLMVERRLDPCMSEVFTWNDLPEAHMKMRRNEHLPGNMSVLVQAPKTGLRTLQDVLDAKG; encoded by the coding sequence ATGGCATTGGATACCCAGACTGACGTCATGTCGTACGAGGCGCCCGAGAAAGATCTCTATGAGATGGGCGAAATGCCCCCGATGGGATATGTGCCCAAGAAGATGTACGCATGGGCGATCCGCAAGGAGCGCCACGGCGAGCCGAACACTGCGATGGAGCAGGAAGTGGTCGACGTGCCCGAGCTGGACAGCAACGAAGTGCTGGTTCTGGTGATGGCGGCGGGCGTCAACTACAATGGTGTCTGGGCCTCCCTCGGCACGCCGATCTCGCCCTTTGACGGCCACAAGGCGCCTTATCACATTGCCGGCTCCGATGCTGCCGGCATCGTTTGGGCCGTTGGTTCCAAAGTCACCCGCTGGAAAGTCGGCGACGAGGTGGTGATCCACTGCAACCAGGACGACGGCGACGACGAGGAATGCAACGGCGGCGATCCGATGTTCTCGACCAGCCAGCGGATCTGGGGCTATGAGACTCCGGATGGTTCGTTTGCTCAGTTCACCAACGTGCAGGCCCAGCAGCTGATGCCGCGCCCCAAGCACCTGACCTGGGAAGAAAGCGCCTGCTACACGCTGACGCTGGCCACCGCCTACCGGATGCTGTTCGGCCACGAACCGCATGACCTGAAGCCGGGCCAGAACGTTCTGGTCTGGGGCGCTTCGGGCGGCCTGGGGTCCTATGCGATCCAGCTGATCAACACGGCGGGCGCCAACGCCATCGGCGTGATCTCGGATGAAAGCAAGCGCGACTTTGTCATGGGCCTGGGCGCCAAGGGCGTTCTGAACCGCAAGGACTTCAACTGCTGGGGGCAGATGCCCACAGTGAACACCCCCGAATACGCTGCCTGGTTCAAGGAAGCGCGTAAATTCGGCAAAGCGATCTGGGACATCACCGGCAAAGGCGTAAACGTCGACATGGTGTTCGAGCATCCCGGCGAGAGCACTTTTCCTGTCTCGACTTTCGTCTGCAAAAAGGGTGGCATGGTTGTGATCTGCGCGGGCACCACCGGCTATAACCTGACCTTTGACGTGCGCTACATGTGGATGCATCAGAAACGTTTGCAGGGCTCGCATTTTGCCCATCTCAAGCAGGCCGCGTCTGCAAACAAACTGATGGTCGAGCGCCGCCTGGATCCCTGCATGTCCGAAGTCTTTACCTGGAACGATCTGCCGGAGGCGCATATGAAGATGCGGCGCAACGAGCATCTGCCCGGCAACATGTCGGTACTGGTTCAGGCGCCAAAGACCGGCCTGCGCACCCTTCAGGATGTGCTCGACGCCAAAGGCTGA